The Stigmatopora nigra isolate UIUO_SnigA chromosome 23, RoL_Snig_1.1, whole genome shotgun sequence genome includes the window TGTTAAGTGGAATTCTCACCTCAAAAATTTGATTGCGTGAGTATTTATTGGCTATTAAATTCATACGGAGTAGCTTTCTGTTATTTTTGTGCATGTTGGGCGTCTGGTGTTTTGCGCACTAAAACACATTGGCATTCAGTTGCAGTATTTCTTCTGATAAACATTCACAAAAAAGTGCGTTGAATGTCTCGTAGTATATAGAAAAACGTGTTAATCAACATTGATTCTTCTCCATTCAGTGTCAAATTACGATGGCAGCTCCAAATGCATCTGAACGAAAGACTTGCTGGGATGCCAGAGATTTACTTTGGAAATGTTtggatgacaacaacaacaatgctgCCTCGTGCCAAATCTTCCAAAAAGATTTTGAGGCAAAATGCCCCATGCAGTGGGTAAACTATCCCCCTTTTATTTCCTCATCACCCACATCAACTATTTAGTTATGTTTATTATAAAGTGTCCTTACAATTTCTCTTTTCTTGCAGGTCAAGTATTTCAGCAAAAGGAGAGACTACTtgaaatataaagagaaaatgcaaagtGAGGGATTCACTCCATCTGAAGGCCCCCGGCAACCCTCctaacaagaaaaataaacgACTTTTCAATCAATCGACATTCAGGTACTCCTTGGTGggtttaattaattttattctTGTACACATAGTTTGTTTTCGTAACTCTGACGCCCGTTATTGCAGGCATACAAGCTATTTAAGTTACAAGTCtatgtatttacaaaaaaaaataggctcaaAAGTCATATCGGTGACTCCGTTGAGTTGCATTCAGCTTGACACTTGAAtaaattatttagaaataaaagaataaatgcATAGTTTTAGTGATTGTACTTCtcaataacacttttttttgcacaatacaTGCTACTACTTTCTACTACCAGATTTGATTGAACATTGATTGTCATAAAATGCAAATATGTGCACTCACCCTTTGTACCttaatgttccaaaaaaattaCTCCCCTCTTCTCCAAGGCAACACGTCATTAATAGCAGCTTGTTActcaaatgtagaaaaaaaaatcttgtctttttttttttttaaagaggcacATCATGTATATTCCAAAGTTTTTCCTTCATTTACTTGAAGTGAAATAAGAGTAAATTTAAACCATTGTGGAGAGATTCATGCATATTTGATTCATTATTTTGCCATGtaatatttttacaattattttactgctaaaaatatttgcccaaaatgctGAACCGTCAAAGGCACTGTAGTTTTTAAAGCCACTCCTAAAACTTTTAAATATATCACAGAACAAGTGATATATTATAaatgatataattttttttacagctttcaATGTGATAGACCCCTcttaaactcattggctgccattgataacGATGGATCTCCAATCAATGTAAACACAGAATTCCAATGCATAAAACACTCGCTAAACAAATAtccattgtcgtcaatggcaacctaCAAGTtgtgcagcttttttttctgtaaaaaccaGCTCCTTCCCATAAATCCAGTCTAGAGTTATGATGTCCATTTCTTCACTGTTGATTGGTCACTTGGTTCATCTTCTGTTTGCTATAAGCTGCCGGTAGAATTTACGGCTACTGCCCAGGCGGGGAATTCAGTCAAATTAAAGAGAGGAACCCCCCACGTGGTGATGGCCAACATCACAACGGCTACACCAATCAGGTTCACCCCGAAACCTGCTTTCACCTGCAGAATAAAGCACATGGGAACATATTTACTCATGGACTGGCATTGATGGGGATGGAAgtcaaatacatttgaattgagATGAATGGTAGTGAATTATcaggtttcattaaaaaataaatactgaatAAGGGTATTATATTGACCAGTCTATATgtggcatttttaaaatagtttggtTTGGCCTACAATTAACACTCAagggtgacttttttttttctattttatgttttttttttaggccaagggtgtcagactcgagttTGGTTCActggccgcattaacgtcaactcgatttaatgtgggccattttagatataatatttagatgtttttttataaatggattaaaagccctgaatattcatttttttatagatttaaaataatgtttatttgagctttttaatatatattttttgatcttataaaatgatttttgaactaaaaacagaaaaaatgattaaaaaatgacaatgattgatttaaaagggggaaaatcaggaaatttaatatacatctatactcttcattttaatttgatcctaaaacagaaagtcagctcTCATGATGTACttccctgggccacacaaaatgatgctgcgggccagatttggcccccgggtcgccactttgacaccagtgttttAGGCTATAGtaatctgaaaaaatattttgaacaagTGCCTATTCAGCCTTCTGttgtccattttactattgttgcTTTAAcgtttttcttggtttctgaccaaataaaaaaagaaaaaaaatctacattttaattcatgAAATAACTGTCACTACAGTTGATGTATTTCCTTAGTTTTGCTGTATAAGTGGAAATATGCCAAACTTATTGTGCATTCCATAAATACTCACCATCACCattaatggcagcaaatgagttaaatataaTGACAAACTGAGTGAAAATTTCATGTCTCTCTCTTGCCAAAAGTTACGAAATAGAATTTCTCAACCTTACAGTTACATAAAGTTGATATTGTTAAGCTGCAGGTGCAAGACGACACGTGTTTGCAAGGAATGTGCGTAGTCGTACCATGTCGCCAATCTGCAGGTGTCCGTAGCTGAACACGATAGCGTTGGGGGGGTTCCCCACTGGAAGCATGACCCCAAATGACACGCACATTGTAGAGGGGATTAAAGTATGAAGCGGGTTGATTTGCAAGGTCTCAGACTGAGAAGAGGGAAGGCAGACAAAGTCAGGAAGGAATCCCTTTCGGAATATGGCGGTGGGACGTACCAGCGCCGAGAGGATAGGTAGGAAGACGGTCAATGTGGCCGGGTTGGAGGCAAACTCGGTGACCGCCGACACCAGCAGGCAAGCCAGCAGCGTGACGGCCCAAGGCGGGAGGCCGCTCATGGGCTCCAGCTGCCGCCCGATCCACACGGATAGGCCTGACACCTGGCAACCCGCTCAGTATAAAAAAGGggaatttttcaaatttgatccAAGCCAAGTTCTACCTTGCAACCGGCCGCCAAAGCGTAACCTCCACCGACCAGGATGACGATTTCCCATGGCATGAGCCGCTGGAAGTCCTTCCAGGTGATCATGGGAGCCAGTGGGTCAGACgctgccaaaaaaaagaagaattttaaaaataggtTGCCAGACACGCCGAGGGAttagcgcaaaaaaaaaaaaataataatctgatCGGGCCTGATTTCCGATAAAGTGTTCGGATCGGGGACATTCTTGTTGACACGGGAATGCTTGAAAATGACCTGCAATGGCCTTGATTTGCTTCAAAACAATAGGATGTGATTCAGTAAATGCCCAAAATCAATAGTAAGTGACCcataaaagtaccgtattttcacgactataaggcgcaccgcattataaggcgcaccctcaatgaatcacttttaagtgcgccttatagtcatgtaaatacggtaattgcaattgacttccaggtatgaagcactcactactttacagtcacctctagagccagccattgttgatgttttggatttttttgaataaaatcttgcagtgggggaggagctatatgatgaaagattttgtaaactaagatggcatctgcatatttaacagtattgtttcagttcaggcgtttgtgtttttttaatatcggacagtggtgctttttcgtttttggttttctgttttttccatatataagacgcactggattataaggtgcactgtctattttggagaaaatttgcaCCTTaatgtcgtgaaaatacggtattttcacaccccaaaaaaacactttcttctTTGACTGTGAGAAAAACAAAGTACCCTACCTGAATCTTTGTGGCTGGAAGAGCGTGAAAAAGGCCGTCTGGCAGGAATGAGGAAGAGCAAAAAACCCAAAAGTACGGACACCGTTGCATCGGTCCGATatccttttctaaaaaaaaaatagaagacgCACTGCGTTagacttgtatttttttggaccGTTTTTCATGCAATATCAGGACTACTTGCTTCTCAAAAAGTGAAGTCCAACCAGGGACAAAACCAGGTTCTCTGGTGAACCACAGCAGAGTCATGAGGATGAAGAAAACGCCAGTGACAACCTCAGGGTAGCTGAAAACATACATACAATGTCACTTGGTAGCTGCAGTAGCCATTGTTCACATCTGTAAGACTACCTGATGGGCCCCAGTTTCTCATATTCCTCATGGATTCTCTTCTCAGACATCATCTCCCTCTTGGTCTTGCGTTTCTTGCTCAGTGAGCATGTTTCCCTGAAGCTAAAATACAAATGACTCCATGAAGCATCCCaggtttaccatattttctcgcatataagccacgttcgcgtataagccgtactttttcaaattcaaatcgTTGAATTCTCTCGTATAACACAAAGTTCTCCCGTGTAACACAAAGTTCTCCCGTAAACACAAAGTTCTCGTTTAACACAAAGTTCTCTCGTGTAACACAAAGTTCTCTCGTTTAACACAAAGTTCTCTCGTTTAACACAAAGTTCTCTCGTTTAACACCAAGTTCTCTCGTTTAACACAAATTTATCTCGTTTAACACAAAATTCTCTCGTGAAACACAGTTCTCTCGTGTAACACAAAGTTCTCTTGTGTAACACAAAGTTCTCTTACAAAGTTCTCTTGTGTAACACAAAGTTCTCTCGTTTAACAAAAAGTTCTCTCCTGTAACAAAAAGTTCTCGTGTAACACAAAGTTCTCTCGTATAACACAAAGTTCTCTGGTATAACACAAAGTTCTCTCGTGTAACACAAAGTTCTCTCGTGTAACACAAAGTTCTCTCGTGTAACACAAAGTTCTCTCGTGTAACACAAAGTTCTCTCGTGTAACACAAAGTTCTCTCGGTAACACAAAGTTCTCTCGTAAAACACAAAGTTCTCTCGTAAACACAAAGTTCTCTCGTATAACACAAAGTTCTCTCGAATAACACAAGCGGAAGTGTCTTTAGCGGTCtggtttttaattttgttttttcacgttttatgcaagatacgtttttttaatataaatttgtcatttttgttagcttgtagtttcgtgcatgtcaagtctaatttatgcgcacaTTAGCaaacccttgattcagtctttatttttcatttttttgcgacaaatacggcatacgagaaaatacggtacccacTTGCAGCCTAAGAATAGGAAGTGCAGCCACAACCACGTGAGAACCAGCATAATGAGAGCGATAGGGAAACTGAAGATGAACCACGTCCCAAAGTTGATGACTTTAGCGCCCGGGTAGCGCCTGGAAAGAAGAaaagggttttatttttttatgtggtttCACCAAGATGATGGAAATCCATCTTTGCTATTACGTGTTAAACTGCTCGGCGAATATCAAGTTGGTGGAAGTTCCGGTGATGGTGATGAGCCCGCCGATTGTTGCAGCGTAGGTGATGCTTAGGGTTAGACATTTACAGATCATGTGGTCCCGTTTGGTGGGATACTGTGAGTCTCGACGGGCTTTGACACGCTTCACGTTCGGGATTTCGATGGCCACCTAAGCAAATGCGTGAAAAGTGCACTTTATAGACTTTGGCTCTGTAAAAACTTTAGTTTTTATTACTCACTTGAGGTAAATGTCCGTTTGTATGCATGATGCAAGCTTGGTTTGTATTTGGATTCACATCCATGTCTTTGGATTCTCTGGTTTGTGCCTGAAAAGTTCCAAAGTGGTTAAATACCATTAAGAGTGTAGTTTATTTGATTGATAGTGATAAGCATCCAATCATGTCGCTCGTAGGGCTTTTTTGTACATACACAGCACGCaaagatacattttaattaatagTTTTTCATATTTCTCTCAGTTTACTGTTATTCCTTGtttaaataattgtaaaaagaaaaaaacttttgatcCAAAagtattttctaatgttttttatacatacatttttttaattaaattaaaaataagaaattagaTATTTCTTCTCCAAACTGAGCATTTTAGTGTATTTGCTATttaataatgtatatattttttattaatacagGAACAAACCATAAAAAGATATACATTGTTATATAGCAAATTCCTTAAAATGTTcagtttggggggaaaaaaatcaaatgttttatttgttttattctggttaagaaaaaaaagtaaaaatctttagtttcaaagtatt containing:
- the coa6 gene encoding cytochrome c oxidase assembly factor 6 homolog, which translates into the protein MAAPNASERKTCWDARDLLWKCLDDNNNNAASCQIFQKDFEAKCPMQWVKYFSKRRDYLKYKEKMQSEGFTPSEGPRQPS
- the slc13a4 gene encoding solute carrier family 13 member 4, with the translated sequence MRLEAAARMDVFRKLWRARNLIVVIFIPLSLLPLPLIHPTSEACCAYVLIVTAVYWVSEAVPLGAAALVPAFLYPLFGVLKSSEVAAEYSKDTTLLLMGVICLAASIEKWNLHKRIALRMVMIAGAKPGMLVLGFMCCTVFLSMWLSNTSTTAMVMPIAEAVLQQLICTGMADNLEPDAVEDDSDKEENLDKNQLALLYRNDSNNGQKQELSTLSEAQTRESKDMDVNPNTNQACIMHTNGHLPQVAIEIPNVKRVKARRDSQYPTKRDHMICKCLTLSITYAATIGGLITITGTSTNLIFAEQFNTRYPGAKVINFGTWFIFSFPIALIMLVLTWLWLHFLFLGCNFRETCSLSKKRKTKREMMSEKRIHEEYEKLGPISYPEVVTGVFFILMTLLWFTREPGFVPGWTSLFEKKGYRTDATVSVLLGFLLFLIPARRPFSRSSSHKDSASDPLAPMITWKDFQRLMPWEIVILVGGGYALAAGCKVSGLSVWIGRQLEPMSGLPPWAVTLLACLLVSAVTEFASNPATLTVFLPILSALSETLQINPLHTLIPSTMCVSFGVMLPVGNPPNAIVFSYGHLQIGDMVKAGFGVNLIGVAVVMLAITTWGVPLFNLTEFPAWAVAVNSTGSL